A genomic window from Cyprinus carpio isolate SPL01 chromosome B9, ASM1834038v1, whole genome shotgun sequence includes:
- the LOC122138452 gene encoding protein CREG2-like, with product MLLLLRLVSVLTTLLCVGESYTIRSAVSWAVAGDAAEEELDTHSDEAPAVLVDNIGIWKPAYPSSVYRDASEKKPEQISKSEEVSSASRVFSYRMEEVKVPSGVAAPPLHEEAARVARYMTHYSDWGHLATISTQQQIKGLPFGNIFSVSDGPADNSTGVPYFYVTPMDNTVTDLRSFPFASLTFSEAEGDFCRKQVYDPEDPRCARLTLTGKMVEVGPEELDFAKEAMFSRHPVMKKWPPGHNWFFMKLVLQQVWLQDWVGGVSVIPLEEYFEATPF from the exons atgctgctgctgcttcgTCTCGTCTCTGTACTGACGACGCTGCTGTGTGTCGGCGAGAGTTACACGATCCGGAGCGCGGTGTCGTGGGCTGTCGCCGGTGATGCGGCGGAGGAAGAGCTGGACACGCACTCGGACGAGGCGCCCGCTGTGCTCGTCGATAATATCGGGATCTGGAAACCAGCCTATCCGTCCTCTGTGTACCGGGACGCTTCGGAGAAGAAACCTGAGCAGATATCGAAAAGCGAGGAAGTGTCCTCCGCGTCCCGTGTGTTTTCGTACCGGATGGAGGAGGTGAAGGTGCCGTCCGGCGTCGCTGCGCCTCCGCTGCACGAGGAGGCGGCGAGAGTCGCCCGATACATGACGCACTATAGCGACTGGGGTCACCTGGCAACCATCTCCACACAGCAGCAG ATTAAAGGACTTCCTTTTGGAAACATTTTCTCTGTAAGCGACGGTCCAGCTGACAACAGCACTGGCGTTCCTTATTTTTATGTGACACCGATGGACAACACTGTAACGGATCTCCGCAGCTTCCCTT ttgCCTCCTTGACATTTTCTGAGGCAGAGGGAGATTTCTGCAG GAAGCAGGTTTATGACCCTGAGGACCCCAGGTGTGCTAGACTCACTTTGACTGGTAAAATGGTGGAGGTGGGACCAGAAGAGCTTGACTTTGCCAAAGAGGCCATGTTCTCCAG GCATCCTGTCATGAAGAAGTGGCCGCCTGGACATAATTGGTTTTTCATGAAGCTGGTTTTGCAGCAGGTGTGGCTGCAGGACTGGGTTGGAGGAGTCTCTGTCATTCCACTTGAGGAGTATTTCGAAGCAACgcctttctga
- the cracdla gene encoding mucin-5AC: MNVLEASGDPEGEGSDDLTGRKKSRLKSKSRLLGKIRRKQDDSGMKPSQSESDITRSVEDSDCSKGMLGSRASSHDSIFHAEHSHSDPEPLRILSQENIHGKIRALQMKLQQQKLHLGPRPLLLPIKRREDLGGSSEGDSFSHSPSEVSLGEGINMSISNEFSIPPKNRSTLSLAETKSEEEEQASLQPRPVSPAPAPLSPLALSSVDFSTPPQFTSLLDNSAARHRMSLKPKNQRASAKNRRVTTSAGSRARSESLNSLDQSVTTTEEETLVKEIPRARSYSSQVLRGERLTTSKIKSPVPVSPLMSLQTSGDSRQVSAEPEIERNILSTSPPSPRLRETTSAASPVAKPPIPVVPIDKKGKGEVSEMLSSSKLLKNTQSNIVSTVSPPVRPSVTTTPELSPVNDKSNAVLNQTKMDKNNVQNAVNIEKNPASTHAPTNLICGVNLRPSSLRRTIPSTDDKHESRTLQPVSTVSAVSHEDHTQTESIKRQRTVSGSFHFNVPSDKSQERPRTASFTGVVGQAGLKKEPPSPAKPPLNIKIEPQVSSQVEKTIKGPSANLPPISKKEDKTDNSPVIPTKFTDLAKSRSQAPDVEESQDNEKQEIGVEATEEGVQEVEVAEEAVEDVMEDVTVGKEREATNAFGVKLRSTSLSLKFRLEKAQSEDRVKHHSASISPAASQSDSSSYVQPEDHSSGLPPKNFCRDKDRAGVLRQAEPPQPSSSASKSTKIVPSPAKEGTGLPPEETTAVSFQENPPASTASEVSWMEMAREKTRSLQQLFTSRLPEFPSLQSRSTTLTTTQPQTQTSTSQANPRITQNISSQPTTTQPILRPTETKPLPSPQHSGKSTQSATQLMQTQTRTTTNQTSANSNQTQTDSTREVQFQSNTQMFNSTTKPTQSTVTCTLNVQTTAVNTANQPSQALAPQTPPIQPSSPLRAASQTPTQAILRPTAPPGYPYLSSSPKLTSQQSANTVSKDQPQNEGGEPSVISGKADRASASQGIGTGPEDGRPVWAAGLGNKTSLLQRWENQTTAATKTGESKSTAESQTTSQSTAPLRPISKLSGTGFDSSLPMQASVSPVPTRSADREDKWQQQSEPPSSPSSSPSSSSPLQSVRDAAQPSWMELAKRKSLAWSDKTMD, translated from the exons ATGAATGTTCTGGAGGCTTCAGGAGACCCAGAGGGAGAAGGCAGTGACGACTTAACAG GAAGGAAGAAGTCCAGGTTAAAGTCTAAGTCACGCCTGCTGGGGAAGATAAGGAGGAAACAGGATGATAGCGGCATGAAGCCGAGTCAGTCTGAAAGTGACATCACACGGAGTGTGGAAGACTCAGA TTGCTCCAAAGGAATGCTGGGATCCCGGGCATCTTCACATGACAGCATTTTTCATGCAGAGCACAGTCATTCGGACCCTGAACCACTAAGAATTCTGTCTCAAGAGAACATTCATGGCAAAATTCGAGCTCTGCAG ATGAAACTCCAACAGCAGAAGCTGCATTTAGGTCCTCGCCCACTTCTGTTGCCCATTAAACGGCGTGAAGACTTAGGTGGAAGTTCAGAAGGCGACAGCTTTTCTCATAGCCCCTCTGAAGTATCCCTTGGAGAAGGAATAAACATGAGCATATCGAACGAG TTTTCTATCCCTCCCAAAAACCGTAGCACCTTGAGCTTAGCTGAAACAAAAAGTGAGGAGGAAGAACAG GCCTCTTTACAGCCTCGGCCGGTCAGCCCAGCACCTGCACCCCTTTCCCCACTTGCCCTTAGCTCAGTGGACTTCAGCACTCCTCCACAATTCACTTCCCTCCTGGACAACTCTGCTGCCCGTCACCGTATGTCCCTCAAACCTAAGAACCAAAGAGCCAGTGCCAAGAACAGGAGGGTGACCACTTCG GCTGGAAGCAGAGCGCGATCTGAGAGTTTGAACAGTCTGGACCAATCGGTGACTACTACGGAGGAAGAGACTCTCGTGAAAGAGATACCTCGTGCTCGCTCGTATTCCTCGCAGGTCTTACGGGGGGAGAGGCTTACGACTTCAAAAATCAAGAGTCCAGTTCCAGTTTCACCTTTAATGTCTCTGCAGACTTCTGGAGATAGTAGACAAGTTTCTGCTGAACCTGAGATTGAGAGAAACATCCTGTCCACATCACCTCCAAGCCCTAGGCTACGGGAAACAACTTCAGCTGCGTCACCAGTAGCCAAACCACCAATCCCAGTGGTGCCAATTGACAAAAAGGGAAAAGGAGAAGTGAGTGAGATGCTCAGTAGCTCCAAACTACTCAAGAACACCCAAAGTAACATTGTGTCAACTGTAAGCCCACCTGTAAGACCAAGTGTAACTACCACACCAGAATTGAGTCCGGTGAACGATAAGTCTAATGCTGTGCTAAATCAAACCAAGATGGATAAAAACAATGTTCAGAATGCAGTAAATATAGAGAAAAACCCAGCCTCTACTCATGCTCCAACCAATTTGATTTGTGGAGTAAATCTGAGACCATCATCTCTGAGGAGAACTATACCTTCCACAGATGACAAACATGAGTCCAGGACCCTTCAGCCAGTCAGCACAGTGTCAGCTGTTAGTCACGAAGATCACACTCAAACAGAATCCATAAAACGCCAAAGAACTGTGTCTGGTTCCTTCCACTTTAATGTCCCCTCAGACAAGAGTCAAGAGCGGCCGAGGACTGCAAGCTTCACTGGAGTAGTTGGACAAGCTGGACTGAAAAAGGAACCTCCATCTCCTGCCAAACCTCCTTTAAATATCAAGATAGAGCCTCAAGTAAGTTCACAAGTCGAGAAAACAATAAAAGGCCCATCTGCTAACTTACCACCGATTTCAAAGAAGGAAGACAAAACAGACAATTCTCCAGTGATACCAACAAAGTTCACTGATCTAGCAAAGAGCCGTTCTCAGGCCCCGGATGTGGAGGAGAGTCAGGACAACGAGAAGCAGGAGATTGGGGTAGAGGCTACTGAAGAAGGAGTACAGGAGGTGGAGGTGGCAGAAGAGGCAGTTGAGGATGTGATGGAAGATGTGACTgtgggaaaagagagagaggctaCAAATGCATTCGGAGTGAAGCTTCGCTCTACCTCTCTTTCGCTAAAGTTTCGCTTAGAGAAAGCTCAATCAGAAGATAGAGTAAAACACCACAGTGCATCGATTTCACCTGCGGCCTCACAATCTGATTCATCCAGCTATGTGCAACCTGAAGACCATTCCTCCGGTTTGCCACCTAAGAATTTCTGTAGAGACAAAGACAGAGCTGGCGTCCTCCGACAGGCTG AACCTCCTCAGCCCTCATCATCAGCCAGCAAATCTACTAAGATTGTACCTTCACCAGCTAAAGAAGGTACAGGCTTGCCTCCAGAAGAGACTACAGCGGTATCCTTTCAGGAGAACCCACCAGCATCTACTGCTTCAGAGGTGTCCTGGATGGAGATGGCCAGAGAGAAGACCAGAAGTCTCCAGCAGCTCTTTACCAGTAGACTGCCTGAGTTTCCTAGCTTGCAATCTCGTTCAACAACTTTGACTACAACACAACCACAAACCCAAACATCCACTTCACAAGCCAACCCAAGAATCACACAGAACATTTCAAGCCAGCCGACGACTACACAACCTATTTTGAgacctacagaaacaaaaccgCTGCCATCTCCACAGCATTCTGGAAAATCCACACAATCTGCCACTCAGTTGATGCAAACTCAGACTAGAACAACAACAAACCAAACTTCAGCAAATTCAAATCAGACTCAGACTGACAGTACCAGAGAAGTCCAGTTTCAGTCCAACACTCAAATGTTTAATTCAACAACAAAACCAACCCAGTCTACAGTAACATGCACATTGAATGTGCAAACCACTGCAGTAAACACAGCAAATCAGCCATCACAAGCATTGGCACCACAGACACCACCCATCCAGCCATCATCACCACTGCGAGCAGCATCACAGACCCCCACACAAGCTATACTGCGTCCCACAGCACCCCCAGGTTACCCATATCTGTCGTCAAGCCCAAAGTTAACGTCCCAACAGTCTGCCAATACTGTCTCAAAGGATCAGCCTCAGAATGAGGGGGGAGAGCCCAGTGTAATCTCAGGGAAAGCTGACAGGGCGTCTGCGTCTCAGGGGATAGGGACCGGGCCTGAAGATGGCAGACCAGTGTGGGCAGCAGGATTAGGAAACAAGACCTCGCTCTTACAGCGCTGGGAGAACCAAACAACTGCTGCAACCAAG ACAGGTGAGTCGAAGTCCACAGCAGAGTCCCAAACCACATCTCAATCTACAGCTCCTCTCAGACCGATCTCAAAGCTCTCAGGCACAGGATTCGACTCAAGTTTGCCAATGC AAGCATCAGTCTCTCCTGTTCCCACGAGGTCAGCAGACAGAGAGGATAAATGGCAGCAGCAATCAGAGCCACCATCATCGCCTTCATcatcaccttcatcatcatctcctCTGCAGTCTGTCCGTGACGCTGCCCAACCATCCTGGATGGAGCTGGCCAAGAGGAAATCCCTGGCATGGAGTGATAAGACtatggactaa